One region of bacterium genomic DNA includes:
- a CDS encoding ABC transporter permease, with the protein MLGTDAFGRDSFSRMIYGARVSLLVAFATVALIILIGTTVGILAAYYRLLDGPLMRIVDLLMAMPPLFLLIMLVALFGASTGHTVLFIALSYWRTTARYVRGQVLSLKHRDYVKAALASGASDVRIFVRHIIPNISDGLIVIATLSISFVILLETALSYLGLGAQPPTPSWGGMLADGRQYLQISWWLTVFPGLAIFLTVMAFNFVGDGLRDAFDSRSAKAV; encoded by the coding sequence TTGTTGGGGACCGACGCCTTCGGCCGAGACAGCTTCAGCCGGATGATTTACGGCGCCCGGGTGTCGCTCCTTGTCGCCTTCGCCACGGTGGCACTGATCATCCTCATAGGTACCACGGTCGGCATCCTCGCGGCCTACTACCGCTTGCTCGATGGTCCTTTGATGCGGATTGTCGACCTGCTGATGGCGATGCCTCCGCTGTTCCTCCTGATCATGCTCGTGGCCCTGTTCGGCGCCAGCACGGGACATACGGTGCTGTTCATTGCCCTGAGCTACTGGCGGACCACCGCCCGGTATGTGAGAGGCCAGGTCTTATCGCTCAAACATAGGGACTATGTGAAGGCCGCTCTGGCTTCTGGCGCGTCCGATGTCCGGATATTCGTGCGCCACATCATCCCCAACATCTCCGACGGGCTGATCGTGATCGCCACGCTCTCGATCTCCTTCGTCATCCTGCTCGAGACGGCCCTGAGCTACCTGGGCCTGGGAGCACAGCCGCCGACTCCGAGTTGGGGCGGGATGCTCGCCGACGGGAGGCAATACCTGCAGATCTCATGGTGGTTGACGGTCTTCCCGGGTCTGGCGATCTTCCTCACGGTGATGGCCTTCAACTTCGTCGGTGACGGCCTGCGCGACGCCTTCGACAGCAGATCCGCAAAGGCGGTGTGA
- a CDS encoding TIGR03618 family F420-dependent PPOX class oxidoreductase produces the protein MGRLSGAGLPERETTPMLSEKVKEFAEGPNFAVLTTMLPGGHPATQVMWVDCDDEVLLINTETHRQKFKNIQRDPRVTVAIWKRDDPYEYVEVRGTVVETIGGSRARQHIDELALKYFGRLYDSSIIESERVILRIRPLSVPSRPGG, from the coding sequence TTGGGCCGGCTCAGCGGGGCGGGACTCCCCGAGCGGGAGACGACCCCGATGCTTAGCGAGAAGGTGAAGGAGTTCGCAGAGGGCCCGAATTTCGCGGTCCTCACGACCATGCTGCCGGGAGGCCATCCGGCCACTCAGGTCATGTGGGTCGACTGTGATGATGAGGTGCTGCTCATCAATACGGAGACACACCGTCAGAAGTTCAAGAACATACAGAGAGACCCGCGGGTGACGGTGGCGATCTGGAAGCGGGACGATCCGTACGAGTATGTCGAGGTCAGGGGAACGGTGGTGGAGACGATCGGGGGAAGCCGGGCCAGGCAACACATCGATGAGCTCGCCCTCAAGTACTTCGGCCGGCTGTACGACAGCAGCATCATCGAGAGCGAGCGTGTCATCCTCCGGATCCGCCCCTTGTCGGTTCCTTCGAGGCCCGGCGGCTGA
- a CDS encoding amidohydrolase family protein: METSSVNIRGVSWLDTSSGEYSTRDILVRGGAIAEPSGEAADLTIDASGLTGMYGLWDCHTHVGGLMYDPDAQGYFEAPAARTIRAGVNLAQAARMGITGVRAVGECDDIDLALSRAYEAGVPPGLRLRGAGCSLKTTGGHGVAYPREYVRMRGSLTVDGPAEVARAVRRQVSRGAHWIKASLTGGLYSEHETVDGGQFSDEELEALLATANQRGIPVAAHCGGSDQAVRFSRLGGRSVEHGYALDERAAAAMAESSTWLVPTIGVTHDSSFIAEDGWPSHAANRAAASIRKHREGLRACLEAGVRIAVGADLNPIGPRLHREMELLEEVGVDRLTVLHAATIGGRELNGLGSQSLPGPGAAADLVLTEGSPLDDPKVLRDPVLVMAFGRVLKGEGTEHWAPSWKR; the protein is encoded by the coding sequence ATGGAGACATCGTCGGTAAACATTCGGGGGGTTAGCTGGCTGGACACGTCTTCGGGCGAGTACAGCACGAGGGACATCCTCGTCCGCGGTGGCGCTATAGCGGAGCCCTCAGGTGAAGCAGCAGACCTGACAATCGACGCATCCGGGTTGACGGGGATGTACGGCCTGTGGGACTGCCACACCCACGTCGGCGGCTTGATGTACGACCCGGATGCTCAAGGGTATTTCGAGGCACCCGCCGCCCGCACCATCCGGGCGGGCGTGAACCTCGCGCAAGCGGCCCGGATGGGCATCACGGGTGTGCGAGCGGTCGGCGAGTGCGACGACATCGATCTGGCACTGAGCCGCGCCTACGAGGCGGGTGTTCCTCCCGGCCTCCGGCTCCGCGGCGCCGGCTGCTCCCTCAAGACCACCGGTGGCCATGGGGTGGCATATCCCCGTGAGTACGTTCGTATGAGGGGATCCTTGACCGTGGATGGCCCGGCTGAGGTGGCACGGGCTGTCCGCCGGCAGGTCTCTCGTGGTGCGCATTGGATCAAGGCTTCGCTTACCGGGGGTCTCTACAGCGAGCACGAGACCGTGGACGGGGGCCAGTTCTCTGACGAGGAACTGGAGGCGTTGCTGGCGACGGCGAACCAGCGCGGCATTCCCGTGGCCGCTCATTGCGGTGGGAGTGATCAAGCAGTGCGATTCTCCAGGTTGGGAGGGCGTTCGGTTGAACACGGCTATGCGTTGGACGAGCGGGCAGCTGCTGCGATGGCGGAATCGTCAACGTGGCTCGTGCCAACGATCGGGGTGACTCACGACTCCTCCTTCATAGCCGAAGACGGGTGGCCGTCGCACGCTGCGAACCGGGCCGCGGCCTCTATCCGGAAGCACCGGGAGGGCCTCCGGGCTTGCCTGGAGGCCGGCGTGCGGATCGCCGTCGGCGCGGACCTGAACCCGATCGGGCCCCGCCTGCACCGGGAGATGGAACTCCTGGAGGAGGTGGGCGTCGACAGGCTGACCGTGCTGCACGCCGCCACGATCGGCGGCCGCGAACTCAATGGTCTCGGGTCGCAAAGCCTGCCGGGGCCCGGTGCCGCTGCCGACCTCGTTCTCACCGAAGGATCACCTCTCGATGATCCGAAGGTACTGCGTGATCCGGTTCTGGTCATGGCGTTCGGCCGTGTCCTCAAGGGAGAAGGCACCGAGCACTGGGCGCCGTCTTGGAAGCGTTGA
- a CDS encoding amidohydrolase family protein: MIVDFRIRPPYRGFKDLHIFSPRDPNPDPVTQHGLSLDLPEYKSRTELSMTHLIAEMDEAGIDVGVVHGRQSPAPFGTVSSDTVAAIVEEYPGRFVGFGGVDGSRGEEALEEIEKCHSLGLRGISFDNGFSDPPLHNDDPQLMPLYQLCSDLGLIVSLTSSIFLGPDMSYCHPIHVQRVALAFRDLTIVVPHANWPWTTLACSVVFQTNNVHLIPDFYLNMPNTPGAHEYVRSANYFMSYNLLFGSSYPVRPFGQSVEQFRALPFDSDEILNRALGENAARILGL; the protein is encoded by the coding sequence ATGATTGTCGACTTTAGGATACGACCCCCCTACAGGGGCTTCAAGGATCTGCACATCTTCAGCCCTCGAGACCCCAACCCGGATCCTGTCACGCAGCACGGCCTCTCGCTCGACTTGCCGGAATACAAGTCGCGCACTGAGCTGTCCATGACCCATCTCATTGCAGAAATGGATGAGGCGGGAATCGACGTAGGCGTCGTCCACGGCCGGCAGTCGCCGGCACCCTTTGGCACCGTCAGCAGCGACACCGTCGCCGCGATAGTCGAGGAGTATCCCGGGCGGTTCGTCGGCTTCGGGGGTGTGGATGGCTCCCGTGGCGAGGAAGCTCTGGAAGAAATAGAGAAGTGCCACAGTCTAGGACTCCGGGGTATTTCTTTTGACAACGGGTTCTCTGATCCGCCACTGCATAACGATGACCCGCAATTGATGCCGCTGTACCAGTTGTGCAGTGATCTCGGCCTTATCGTGTCCCTCACCAGCAGCATCTTCCTGGGTCCGGACATGTCGTACTGCCACCCCATCCACGTCCAGCGTGTGGCGCTCGCTTTCCGAGACCTGACAATCGTGGTCCCACATGCCAATTGGCCCTGGACGACATTGGCCTGCAGCGTGGTCTTCCAAACCAACAACGTCCACCTGATACCGGACTTCTACCTCAACATGCCCAACACTCCCGGCGCTCACGAGTACGTGAGGTCGGCGAACTACTTCATGAGCTACAACCTGCTGTTCGGTAGCAGCTACCCGGTGAGGCCCTTCGGGCAGAGCGTCGAGCAGTTTCGAGCGTTGCCATTCGACTCGGACGAGATACTCAATCGGGCCCTGGGAGAGAACGCCGCACGGATTCTCGGCCTCTAG
- a CDS encoding DUF885 domain-containing protein encodes MTETLDRVIADYLETVLRADPVAATQVGVHTWDSDLGTFGPEVADDYLRDLHGSIARLEGIDLSPLPFSSRLDASVAMVDASVKARQLVETRFWERAPFWHLERLGTGASVLMQRPFAAVQERAESLLSRLEAVPGYLASVRRLIVPSDLPVPYVDMTIRAADGLQTFFGTSVPMFADQLEGRITSRLSAAGQRAAAAVAEFSESLNEIRGTAGGSFRAGAAYFDFLLRTYHGVPLDHSELFEWGKDQVGRDRARLEDYARALDPDLHWTEQVSRVKERHPRPEGFADAYANEMERAREHCVEKDLISIPDDEVCHVRWLPEYLRVGLPIAVMSPSPSFEPGLVSEWLITPIDPDAPSQRRSQHMRDNCFAFCESIAGHETYPGHHLQRVHHKLATKASPIRTYFVSPLFSEGWGLYTEDLLDETGLFDDPAVKIFKLRNALWRSVRVVIDTGLHTRNMSLAEATRLLEEEVALDWHMAEGEITRYIRHNNPTYPSSYLMGRTAIHDLRARCGSGVTLRTFHDRLLSYGSVPLSFLAEELTGDRDERPGT; translated from the coding sequence TTGACGGAAACGCTAGATCGAGTTATCGCCGATTATCTCGAGACGGTGCTCCGAGCCGATCCAGTGGCGGCTACGCAGGTGGGCGTACACACGTGGGACTCGGACCTCGGCACCTTCGGACCCGAGGTCGCCGATGACTATCTGCGGGATCTCCATGGATCGATAGCTCGTCTGGAAGGCATCGACCTTTCCCCCTTGCCCTTCTCGAGCCGATTGGACGCGTCCGTCGCCATGGTCGATGCCAGCGTGAAGGCACGCCAACTGGTAGAGACACGATTCTGGGAGCGAGCGCCGTTCTGGCATCTGGAACGACTCGGCACCGGGGCCTCCGTGCTCATGCAGCGCCCGTTCGCAGCCGTCCAAGAGCGGGCCGAGTCCCTTCTCTCCAGGCTCGAAGCGGTCCCGGGCTATCTGGCATCAGTACGACGTCTCATCGTTCCGTCGGACCTTCCAGTGCCATACGTCGATATGACCATCAGGGCGGCCGACGGCCTCCAGACGTTCTTCGGGACGTCTGTCCCGATGTTCGCTGATCAATTGGAAGGTCGGATCACGTCTCGACTATCGGCTGCCGGGCAGAGAGCGGCGGCTGCGGTGGCGGAGTTCTCCGAATCATTGAATGAGATACGCGGCACAGCCGGCGGGAGCTTTCGGGCCGGCGCGGCGTACTTCGACTTCCTTCTTCGCACCTATCACGGTGTTCCGCTCGACCACTCCGAGCTTTTCGAGTGGGGGAAGGACCAAGTGGGGCGGGATCGTGCTCGATTGGAGGATTACGCAAGAGCCTTGGACCCGGATCTTCACTGGACCGAACAGGTGAGCCGGGTCAAGGAGCGCCATCCCCGCCCGGAGGGGTTTGCTGATGCCTATGCAAACGAGATGGAGCGAGCTCGTGAGCACTGCGTGGAGAAGGATCTGATCTCGATACCCGACGACGAGGTGTGCCACGTCCGATGGCTGCCGGAATACCTGCGGGTCGGCTTGCCGATCGCTGTCATGTCACCAAGCCCTAGCTTCGAACCCGGTCTGGTCAGCGAATGGCTGATCACGCCCATCGATCCGGACGCGCCTTCCCAACGCCGGTCCCAGCACATGCGCGATAACTGCTTTGCGTTCTGCGAATCGATCGCCGGCCACGAGACTTATCCCGGACACCATCTCCAGCGAGTCCATCACAAGTTGGCGACGAAGGCGTCGCCGATTCGTACGTACTTCGTGTCTCCACTCTTTTCCGAGGGTTGGGGCCTCTACACAGAGGACCTGTTGGACGAGACCGGCCTGTTCGATGACCCGGCGGTCAAGATTTTCAAGCTGCGTAATGCCCTCTGGCGTTCCGTTCGCGTGGTCATCGATACTGGCCTCCATACGAGGAATATGAGTCTGGCTGAAGCGACCAGGCTCTTGGAAGAAGAGGTCGCTCTTGACTGGCATATGGCTGAAGGCGAGATCACCAGATACATCAGGCATAATAATCCTACGTACCCTTCGTCCTACCTCATGGGCAGGACCGCCATACATGATCTGCGAGCACGGTGCGGTAGCGGCGTCACGTTGAGGACTTTCCATGATCGATTGCTGTCCTACGGCTCTGTTCCGCTTTCCTTCCTGGCTGAAGAGTTGACGGGAGACAGAGATGAGAGACCCGGAACGTAG